A portion of the Colius striatus isolate bColStr4 chromosome 1, bColStr4.1.hap1, whole genome shotgun sequence genome contains these proteins:
- the KRAS gene encoding GTPase KRas isoform X3: MTEYKLVVVGAGGVGKSALTIQLIQNHFVDEYDPTIEDSYRKQVVIDGETCLLDILDTAGQEEYSAMRDQYMRTGEGFLCVFAINNTKSFEDIHHYREQIKRVKDSEDVPMVLVGNKCDLPSRTVDTKQAQDLARSYGIPFIETSAKTRQRVEDAFYTLVREIRQYRVKKISKEEKTPGCVKIKKCLVMGVDDAFYTLVREIRKHKEKMSKDGKKKKKKTKTKCIIM; this comes from the exons ATGACAGAATATAAACTTGTTGTCGTTGGAGCTGGTGGTGTAGGCAAGAGTGCCTTGACAATACAGCTAATTCAGAATCACTTTGTGGATGAATATGACCCTACAATAGAG gattccTACAGGAAGCAAGTAGTAATTGATGGAGAAACCTGTCTCTTGGATATACTTGATACAGCAGGTCAAGAGGAATACAGTGCAATGAGGGACCAGTATATGAGAACAGGAGAAGGCTTCCTGTGTGTATTTGCTATAAACAATACAAAGTCATTTGAAGATATTCACCATTATAG ggaACAGATAAAGAGAGTTAAAGACTCTGAAGATGTTCCAATGGTGCTAGTAGGAAACAAATGTGATTTGCCTTCCAGAACAGTAGATACAAAACAAGCTCAGGATTTAGCAAGAAGTTATGGAATTCCTTTCATTGAAACATCAGCAAAGACAAGACAG AGAGTGGAGGATGCTTTTTATACATTGGTGCGAGAGATTCGACAGtacagagtgaaaaaaatcagcaaagaagaaaagactcCAGGGTGcgtgaaaataaaaaaatgcctTGTAAT G GGTGTTGATGATGCCTTCTATACATTAGTTCGAGAaatcagaaaacacaaagagaagATGAGCAAAGAtggtaaaaagaagaaaaagaagacaaagacaAAGTGTATAATTATGTAA
- the KRAS gene encoding GTPase KRas isoform X2, giving the protein MTEYKLVVVGAGGVGKSALTIQLIQNHFVDEYDPTIEDSYRKQVVIDGETCLLDILDTAGQEEYSAMRDQYMRTGEGFLCVFAINNTKSFEDIHHYREQIKRVKDSEDVPMVLVGNKCDLPSRTVDTKQAQDLARSYGIPFIETSAKTRQGVDDAFYTLVREIRKHKEKMSKDGKKKKKKTKTKCIIM; this is encoded by the exons ATGACAGAATATAAACTTGTTGTCGTTGGAGCTGGTGGTGTAGGCAAGAGTGCCTTGACAATACAGCTAATTCAGAATCACTTTGTGGATGAATATGACCCTACAATAGAG gattccTACAGGAAGCAAGTAGTAATTGATGGAGAAACCTGTCTCTTGGATATACTTGATACAGCAGGTCAAGAGGAATACAGTGCAATGAGGGACCAGTATATGAGAACAGGAGAAGGCTTCCTGTGTGTATTTGCTATAAACAATACAAAGTCATTTGAAGATATTCACCATTATAG ggaACAGATAAAGAGAGTTAAAGACTCTGAAGATGTTCCAATGGTGCTAGTAGGAAACAAATGTGATTTGCCTTCCAGAACAGTAGATACAAAACAAGCTCAGGATTTAGCAAGAAGTTATGGAATTCCTTTCATTGAAACATCAGCAAAGACAAGACAG GGTGTTGATGATGCCTTCTATACATTAGTTCGAGAaatcagaaaacacaaagagaagATGAGCAAAGAtggtaaaaagaagaaaaagaagacaaagacaAAGTGTATAATTATGTAA
- the KRAS gene encoding GTPase KRas isoform X1 has translation MTEYKLVVVGAGGVGKSALTIQLIQNHFVDEYDPTIEDSYRKQVVIDGETCLLDILDTAGQEEYSAMRDQYMRTGEGFLCVFAINNTKSFEDIHHYREQIKRVKDSEDVPMVLVGNKCDLPSRTVDTKQAQDLARSYGIPFIETSAKTRQRVEDAFYTLVREIRQYRVKKISKEEKTPGCVKIKKCLVM, from the exons ATGACAGAATATAAACTTGTTGTCGTTGGAGCTGGTGGTGTAGGCAAGAGTGCCTTGACAATACAGCTAATTCAGAATCACTTTGTGGATGAATATGACCCTACAATAGAG gattccTACAGGAAGCAAGTAGTAATTGATGGAGAAACCTGTCTCTTGGATATACTTGATACAGCAGGTCAAGAGGAATACAGTGCAATGAGGGACCAGTATATGAGAACAGGAGAAGGCTTCCTGTGTGTATTTGCTATAAACAATACAAAGTCATTTGAAGATATTCACCATTATAG ggaACAGATAAAGAGAGTTAAAGACTCTGAAGATGTTCCAATGGTGCTAGTAGGAAACAAATGTGATTTGCCTTCCAGAACAGTAGATACAAAACAAGCTCAGGATTTAGCAAGAAGTTATGGAATTCCTTTCATTGAAACATCAGCAAAGACAAGACAG AGAGTGGAGGATGCTTTTTATACATTGGTGCGAGAGATTCGACAGtacagagtgaaaaaaatcagcaaagaagaaaagactcCAGGGTGcgtgaaaataaaaaaatgcctTGTAATGTAA
- the ETFRF1 gene encoding electron transfer flavoprotein regulatory factor 1 — MANSLRGEVVTLYKNLLHLGKEYPKGADYFRSRLKAAFLKNKDVKDPEKIRELIARGEFVIKELEALYFLRKYRALKQRYYSDDDL; from the exons ATGGCCAATTCTTTAAGAGGCGAAGTGGTGACTCTATACAAAAAT cTGCTGCATCTTGGAAAGGAGTATCCCAAAGGTGCAGACTATTTTAGAAGCCGtttgaaagcagcttttctaaaaaataaagatgtgaaAGATCCTGAAAAAATTAGGGAGCTAATTGCACGAGGAGAATTTGTTATAAAAGAGTTGGAGGCTTTGTACTTCCTCAGGAAATACAGAGCTCTGAAGCAGCGCTACTACAGTGACGACGATCTGTAG